Proteins encoded by one window of Vibrio rumoiensis:
- the phnE gene encoding phosphonate ABC transporter, permease protein PhnE yields MDKQFEHYYHQVRSKQKRDALMWSGLFMLFYLTSGYYAEFNLVKVINSAPHFFDYLTDTIPVLKWNVLFDGRDANGHAVQGSLLYWGYRLPIQLPLLWETFCVAIAATVVSAIIASFLAFFAANNTYAPAGLRWAVRSFVAFLRTMPELAWAVMFVMAYGVGALPGFIALALHTVGSLTKLFYEAIETASMEPVRGLRACGGNRWESVRFGIWPQVKPIIMSYSFLRLEVNFRSSTILGLVGAGGIGQELMTNIKLDRYDQVSMTLLLIIIVVSVLDSVSGYLRQKVLEES; encoded by the coding sequence TTGGATAAGCAGTTTGAACATTATTATCACCAGGTGCGTTCAAAGCAAAAACGTGATGCTTTAATGTGGTCAGGTTTATTTATGTTGTTTTATCTGACATCTGGTTATTACGCTGAATTTAATTTGGTAAAAGTGATCAACAGTGCACCACATTTCTTTGATTACCTCACCGATACCATTCCAGTTCTCAAGTGGAATGTTCTATTCGATGGTCGCGATGCTAACGGTCATGCGGTTCAGGGATCGCTACTGTATTGGGGATATAGGTTGCCAATTCAGCTTCCTTTATTGTGGGAAACATTTTGTGTAGCTATCGCTGCAACCGTCGTCTCTGCGATTATCGCAAGCTTTCTGGCTTTCTTTGCAGCCAATAACACTTACGCACCAGCAGGGCTTCGCTGGGCGGTACGTTCCTTTGTCGCCTTTTTACGTACCATGCCAGAGTTAGCTTGGGCGGTGATGTTTGTGATGGCCTACGGTGTTGGTGCTTTACCCGGTTTTATCGCGTTGGCGCTACACACTGTAGGCAGCTTAACCAAACTTTTCTATGAAGCGATAGAAACCGCATCAATGGAGCCAGTAAGAGGCTTACGTGCATGTGGTGGCAATCGCTGGGAAAGTGTTCGCTTTGGTATTTGGCCGCAAGTAAAGCCCATTATCATGTCATACAGCTTTTTAAGACTAGAAGTTAACTTCCGCTCCTCCACAATTCTTGGTTTAGTCGGAGCGGGCGGAATAGGCCAAGAGTTAATGACCAATATAAAACTCGACCGCTACGATCAAGTTAGTATGACACTACTACTCATTATCATTGTGGTATCGGTTCTCGATTCCGTTTCAGGGTATTTACGCCAAAAAGTTTTAGAGGAATCATAA
- the phnE gene encoding phosphonate ABC transporter, permease protein PhnE, which translates to MIINTPLANDANLDSWREEHRVIFSQQKCYLNKLAIISVAIVLFYVFFFNYFGVSSQTFINGSKQLMRYFSNMFIWKDFINWPFSYYYSQILLTLAIVFGGTITASLIALPLSFLASRNIMKGPFSIIAYAMRKLFDVLRGIDMAIWGMIFVRAIGMGPLAGIMAIFIQDLGLLGRLYAEGHEAADEKPSRGLTALGAASLQKHRFGIFTQSFPTFLALSLYQIESNTRSAAVLGFVGAGGIGLVYAENMRLWHWDVVTFITLNLVVIVMTMDMISSKLRQKYIVGEDVPLFERKKNQ; encoded by the coding sequence ATGATAATCAATACTCCACTCGCTAATGATGCAAACCTAGATAGTTGGCGTGAAGAGCATCGAGTCATTTTTTCTCAGCAAAAATGTTATCTCAATAAGCTTGCAATAATTAGTGTTGCCATTGTGCTGTTCTACGTGTTCTTTTTTAACTACTTTGGGGTCAGTAGCCAAACCTTTATCAATGGCAGCAAACAGTTAATGCGTTACTTTTCAAATATGTTTATTTGGAAAGATTTCATCAATTGGCCATTTAGTTATTATTACAGCCAGATCTTACTCACTTTAGCCATTGTTTTTGGTGGAACGATTACTGCCTCGTTAATCGCGTTACCACTCTCATTTTTGGCTTCACGCAACATCATGAAAGGGCCATTTTCGATTATTGCTTATGCGATGCGTAAATTGTTCGATGTGTTGCGCGGCATTGATATGGCAATATGGGGCATGATTTTTGTTCGAGCGATTGGTATGGGGCCGTTAGCGGGGATCATGGCGATATTTATTCAAGATCTGGGGTTACTTGGTCGTTTATACGCCGAAGGCCATGAAGCGGCTGATGAAAAGCCTTCACGCGGATTAACAGCCTTAGGCGCGGCAAGTTTACAGAAACACCGCTTTGGTATTTTTACGCAATCATTTCCAACATTCTTAGCCCTAAGCCTATATCAAATTGAATCAAATACTCGCTCTGCCGCTGTACTTGGTTTTGTTGGAGCAGGTGGCATTGGTTTAGTTTATGCCGAGAATATGCGTTTATGGCATTGGGATGTCGTGACTTTCATTACCTTAAACCTAGTGGTGATCGTGATGACGATGGATATGATCTCATCCAAACTGAGACAGAAATACATTGTCGGGGAAGACGTTCCTCTGTTTGAAAGAAAAAAGAATCAATAA
- a CDS encoding glutathione S-transferase yields MTNKMSSLPVLYSLRNCPFAMRARLAIYRSQLPVLLRDIVLSDKPAEMLAVSPKGTVPVLVTRNGTVIEESAEVMLWALSESDPDDLLLSTDLDMLSAMRGLIDQFDTGFKPCLEAYRAAKRYHEPNLVECRQACEHYIDELEDRLTQHSFLMADRESLADLALLPFIRQFARVERQWYLQSPYPKLRQWLNQYLQSRMFSKVMAKHELWLVNRQDVLMESKSS; encoded by the coding sequence ATGACAAATAAAATGAGTTCGTTACCCGTTCTCTACTCTCTAAGAAACTGCCCTTTTGCCATGCGTGCAAGGCTTGCGATCTACCGCTCCCAACTCCCGGTATTATTGAGAGATATTGTTTTGAGTGACAAGCCGGCCGAAATGTTAGCCGTCTCACCTAAAGGCACGGTACCGGTATTAGTGACCCGTAATGGCACTGTGATTGAAGAAAGTGCTGAAGTGATGCTGTGGGCATTGAGCGAAAGTGATCCTGACGATTTATTGCTTAGCACCGATCTTGATATGTTAAGTGCGATGCGGGGCTTGATTGATCAATTTGATACGGGATTTAAACCTTGCCTTGAAGCCTACAGAGCCGCCAAGCGTTACCACGAACCAAACCTGGTGGAATGTCGCCAAGCTTGTGAGCATTATATTGATGAATTAGAAGACCGGTTAACTCAGCATTCCTTTTTAATGGCCGATCGAGAAAGCCTTGCTGATTTAGCGCTATTGCCCTTTATTCGTCAGTTTGCCAGAGTGGAAAGACAGTGGTATTTACAATCGCCCTACCCAAAGCTCCGTCAATGGCTCAATCAATATCTACAAAGCAGAATGTTCAGTAAAGTGATGGCAAAGCATGAGTTATGGCTTGTGAATCGGCAAGATGTGCTGATGGAATCAAAATCGAGTTAA
- a CDS encoding peptidase U32 family protein, translating into MTQKIELLAPGGDIDAIKAAIIAGADAVYCGLDTFNARNRASNISFDQLVGAIRLAHQYDCKIFLTLNIVILESEFKTVVKLLNRLVNTTLDGVIVQDIGLLYVLREYFPTLDIHASTQLTTHNAGQIPFLKKLGASRVNLSREMNLREITTLAKVAHEHDTLLEVFVHGSLCIAFSGLCYSTSASAGNSGNRGRCSQACREEYETTESGNNFPLNIKDNSAFFDLPALINAGVYSFKVEGRIKGANYVHTVIDSFRKQIDGYVETGELTQDGERLYKVFNRDFTNAFLRGDLNQSMFIDNPRDNSKNHAIDKFKADKNEIISVVQIFDVKKQLHEDKQQINATVDEKIAQLSIEKISLKLHFSSQKDKPLTLTVITEPNSGLIGDNVTETKTAVFTSSSQMAVSEKLSVDKEAIEKRFKNINNANYELVDFNVDQVEDGLSIPYREITTLKNDLLAYLNEGIKPVAEVTLPKLDRYAKPADLKPELSILICDQEDAALVDETDADIYFKLPDAYKRGCTKFVAFFQENPRLIPWFPPVLIGKDFDVALNILEEVKPALIVTNNTGIAYHAQRLGIKWIAGPLLNTTNSYALLSFQQNFGCSGAFISNEISRQQIRHIARPKNFKMMYSIYHPILLMASRQCFFQQSVGCEKPRIDNGCMLSCDKKTSIKNLKGDSFAIDKQKGGYPSIYNQDQFLNTEIIDDLSDLFDGFMIDLTEIGAGDKPLPNKIELIKQFEAALEGETKASKTLYEMVPSSTNLQYHNGL; encoded by the coding sequence ATGACCCAAAAGATTGAATTATTAGCTCCTGGTGGTGATATTGACGCCATTAAAGCCGCCATTATTGCTGGCGCTGATGCCGTGTACTGCGGCCTTGATACGTTTAATGCCCGTAATCGTGCGTCTAATATTTCCTTCGATCAACTGGTTGGTGCCATCCGACTTGCTCATCAATATGATTGCAAAATTTTCTTAACACTTAATATTGTGATTTTAGAAAGCGAGTTCAAAACGGTCGTTAAATTACTTAATCGTTTAGTGAATACCACGTTAGATGGGGTCATTGTACAAGACATCGGTTTATTGTACGTATTACGTGAATATTTCCCAACGCTGGATATTCATGCTTCAACCCAGCTCACAACGCATAACGCAGGGCAAATTCCGTTCCTCAAAAAACTAGGGGCGAGCCGCGTTAACTTATCACGTGAAATGAACCTACGTGAGATCACCACGCTAGCAAAAGTCGCACATGAACATGATACGTTACTAGAAGTCTTCGTGCATGGCTCGCTGTGTATTGCTTTCTCGGGTTTATGTTATTCAACCTCAGCCAGCGCCGGCAACTCAGGTAACCGCGGACGTTGTAGCCAGGCTTGTCGTGAAGAATATGAAACCACCGAGTCAGGTAACAACTTCCCACTGAACATCAAAGACAACTCTGCCTTTTTTGATTTACCGGCATTGATTAATGCCGGCGTTTACTCATTTAAAGTAGAAGGGCGCATTAAAGGCGCTAACTATGTTCATACGGTGATTGATAGCTTCCGTAAACAAATTGATGGTTACGTGGAAACCGGCGAATTAACTCAAGACGGTGAGCGTTTATACAAAGTCTTCAACCGTGACTTTACGAATGCCTTCTTACGTGGCGACTTAAACCAATCTATGTTTATCGATAATCCACGTGATAATTCAAAAAATCACGCTATCGACAAATTTAAAGCCGATAAGAATGAAATCATTTCTGTCGTGCAGATCTTTGATGTGAAAAAACAATTACACGAAGATAAACAACAAATTAATGCAACCGTTGATGAAAAGATCGCTCAATTAAGCATTGAAAAAATTAGCCTTAAGTTGCACTTTAGCAGTCAAAAAGATAAGCCATTAACGTTAACGGTAATAACGGAACCCAATAGCGGACTTATTGGTGACAATGTAACTGAAACTAAGACTGCCGTGTTTACCTCTAGCAGTCAGATGGCTGTCAGTGAAAAATTAAGCGTTGATAAAGAAGCAATAGAGAAACGCTTTAAGAACATTAATAACGCTAATTATGAATTGGTGGATTTCAATGTAGATCAGGTAGAAGACGGATTAAGCATCCCATATCGTGAAATCACCACCTTGAAAAATGACTTATTGGCCTACTTAAACGAAGGCATTAAGCCAGTTGCAGAAGTCACATTACCTAAACTGGATCGTTATGCAAAACCTGCCGATCTGAAACCTGAACTGTCGATTTTAATTTGTGATCAAGAAGATGCCGCGTTGGTAGATGAAACCGATGCTGACATCTACTTTAAACTACCGGATGCCTACAAACGTGGTTGCACAAAATTTGTGGCATTCTTCCAAGAGAATCCACGCTTAATCCCATGGTTTCCGCCAGTGCTAATTGGTAAAGATTTCGATGTAGCACTGAACATTTTAGAAGAAGTGAAGCCTGCGCTGATTGTAACCAACAACACAGGTATTGCGTATCACGCGCAGCGATTAGGTATAAAATGGATTGCTGGGCCATTATTGAACACCACCAACTCTTATGCGTTATTATCATTCCAGCAAAACTTTGGCTGTAGCGGTGCATTTATCTCGAACGAGATCAGTCGTCAGCAGATCCGTCACATAGCTAGACCAAAGAATTTCAAAATGATGTACAGCATCTATCATCCGATCTTGTTAATGGCAAGCCGTCAGTGCTTCTTCCAGCAAAGTGTCGGTTGTGAAAAGCCGCGTATCGATAATGGCTGTATGTTGTCGTGCGATAAGAAAACCAGTATCAAAAATTTAAAAGGTGATTCTTTCGCCATTGATAAGCAAAAGGGCGGATATCCAAGCATTTACAACCAAGATCAGTTCTTAAACACCGAGATTATCGATGACTTGAGCGACCTGTTTGATGGCTTCATGATTGACCTCACCGAGATTGGTGCAGGTGACAAACCGCTGCCAAATAAAATAGAACTGATTAAACAATTTGAAGCCGCGCTTGAGGGTGAAACAAAAGCGAGTAAAACACTTTATGAAATGGTGCCAAGCTCGACTAATCTGCAATACCACAATGGGCTATAA
- the phnF gene encoding phosphonate metabolism transcriptional regulator PhnF, with amino-acid sequence MSMYLDIAHTLEQEISNQYSGGDYLPSEKMLAERFEVNRHTVRRAVDELIMIGKVHRQQGKGCMVLAQPMSYPIHAKAAFTRNLLDQGSQPRSEVLKAHLITANSDLAQQLNVELDSRIIHIRTLRKVNGRPMAVIEQYLANLNWWPVLQNFKSGSLHQFLRDHLGVNLTRSKTRISANPPNNQSCRLLQMTPSLPLLTVKTLNVISGTETVAEYSCSSTRSDLMELVVDH; translated from the coding sequence ATGTCGATGTATTTAGATATTGCCCACACATTGGAGCAAGAGATTAGCAATCAATATTCGGGTGGGGATTATCTTCCCTCAGAAAAAATGTTAGCTGAACGATTTGAAGTAAATCGCCACACGGTGCGACGCGCGGTAGATGAGTTAATCATGATTGGTAAAGTACATCGTCAGCAAGGTAAGGGCTGCATGGTTTTAGCCCAACCAATGAGTTATCCAATTCATGCTAAAGCCGCTTTTACGCGCAACTTATTAGACCAAGGCTCCCAGCCACGCAGTGAAGTGCTAAAAGCCCATTTAATCACCGCCAATTCTGATTTGGCTCAGCAGCTTAATGTTGAACTAGATAGTCGCATTATTCACATCCGTACACTACGTAAAGTCAATGGCCGCCCAATGGCAGTGATTGAGCAATACCTTGCCAATCTTAACTGGTGGCCAGTATTACAAAACTTTAAGTCGGGCTCTTTACATCAATTTTTACGAGACCATTTGGGGGTGAACTTAACACGCAGTAAAACCCGTATTAGTGCTAATCCGCCCAATAATCAATCTTGTCGACTATTGCAAATGACACCTTCATTGCCGTTACTGACGGTAAAAACCCTTAATGTGATCAGCGGAACGGAAACTGTCGCGGAATATTCCTGCTCCAGTACACGTTCTGATCTGATGGAACTTGTTGTGGACCATTAA
- the phnG gene encoding phosphonate C-P lyase system protein PhnG, translating to MKTDELTTQNQRQQWMSTLATADFEQLNQLWKTQSFTPSYQLIRAPEIGLAQVQARMGGTGNRFNVADVTVTRCVVKLTSGVLGYSYLSGRNKPHAELAAVIDGLMQSKRYQQELMLSIIEPLHATRMQKHQMRQQQVASSKVDFFTLVRGED from the coding sequence ATGAAAACTGATGAATTAACCACCCAAAATCAACGCCAGCAATGGATGTCTACCTTGGCGACAGCAGATTTCGAGCAATTGAATCAGCTATGGAAAACCCAATCTTTTACGCCGAGTTATCAACTGATCCGCGCACCAGAAATCGGGTTAGCTCAAGTTCAGGCTCGTATGGGCGGAACCGGCAACCGCTTTAATGTTGCTGATGTCACCGTGACTCGCTGTGTAGTCAAACTAACAAGTGGCGTTCTTGGTTACAGCTACTTATCAGGCCGTAATAAACCCCATGCAGAGCTCGCGGCAGTGATTGATGGTTTGATGCAATCGAAGCGCTACCAACAAGAACTCATGCTAAGTATTATTGAGCCATTACACGCCACTCGCATGCAAAAGCATCAAATGCGCCAGCAGCAGGTAGCCAGCAGTAAAGTGGATTTCTTCACTCTGGTTCGAGGGGAAGACTAA
- the phnH gene encoding phosphonate C-P lyase system protein PhnH, whose protein sequence is MSAIAAGFSDTIHDSQYCFRHLLTAMSQPGTLVELNLAQGFGSMMPASTQVLLALADNSTPVWLSNQFANDIAVKENLNFHLGCSILSSQKNGVQLSGIQQKPSFGVISQQDLVNFDWSQTSFFVGCEEYPDRSTTVIVEVAGLSTVPCSLPETDADSPVVLRLSGPGIEHEARVVVQSLSSTVISVMLSQRKTHKFPLGLDFILVSGEKVVALPRSTTVEVMPCM, encoded by the coding sequence ATGAGCGCAATAGCCGCTGGTTTTAGCGACACGATACATGACAGTCAATACTGTTTTAGACACTTGCTCACCGCAATGTCACAACCCGGTACTTTGGTTGAACTGAATTTAGCACAAGGGTTTGGCAGTATGATGCCAGCATCTACTCAGGTGTTACTCGCGCTGGCCGATAACAGCACACCGGTATGGTTATCAAATCAATTTGCCAATGATATAGCCGTTAAAGAGAATCTAAATTTTCATCTCGGTTGTTCCATTTTATCAAGCCAAAAGAATGGCGTTCAATTATCAGGAATTCAACAGAAGCCGAGCTTTGGTGTGATTAGTCAGCAAGATTTGGTGAACTTTGATTGGTCACAAACCTCATTTTTTGTCGGATGTGAAGAATACCCAGACCGTAGCACTACCGTGATCGTAGAGGTTGCCGGGTTATCGACTGTGCCTTGCTCGTTACCTGAAACTGATGCTGACTCTCCAGTCGTTCTACGCCTTTCAGGGCCAGGAATTGAACACGAGGCCAGGGTAGTCGTGCAATCTTTATCCTCGACAGTCATTAGCGTCATGTTATCGCAGCGAAAAACGCACAAATTCCCACTAGGGTTAGATTTTATCTTGGTTAGTGGCGAGAAAGTCGTTGCTCTGCCTCGCTCAACGACTGTGGAGGTGATGCCATGTATGTAG
- a CDS encoding carbon-phosphorus lyase complex subunit PhnI, whose translation MYVAVKGGEKAIKAAHHLQAQKRRGDTSINELSVAQIREQLSGSVDRVINEGGIYDKDLAALAIKQAAGDLVEAIFLLRAYRTTLSRVIVCQPIDTTQMRIERRISAAYKDIPGGQVLGPTYDYTHRLLDFSLLAEGETSQAQQGEIHCSQEQAPEAAPQVLSILEHADLMVTEADNQQAPEDITMQPVNYPSDRSARLQNLVRGDEGFLLSLSYSTQRGYGRNHPFAGEIRSGEVTLSVCPEELGFNIEIGDIELTECQMINGFVGNKQDKAKLTRGYGLTMGFTERKAMSVALMDRALQAPEYGEAVDGPAQDEEFVLAHADNVEASGFVSHLKLPHYVDFQSELSLLREMHREYESKSQQGDKNNV comes from the coding sequence ATGTATGTAGCCGTTAAAGGGGGCGAAAAAGCGATTAAAGCCGCCCATCATTTACAAGCACAAAAACGCCGTGGTGATACCTCAATTAATGAATTATCAGTGGCACAAATTCGTGAACAGTTATCCGGCTCCGTTGATCGAGTGATCAATGAAGGGGGTATTTACGATAAAGATCTTGCCGCATTAGCCATTAAACAGGCTGCCGGTGATTTAGTCGAAGCGATTTTCCTATTACGTGCCTATCGAACTACTCTGTCTCGCGTGATTGTCTGTCAGCCGATTGATACCACTCAAATGCGAATTGAACGTCGAATTTCCGCCGCTTATAAAGATATTCCCGGTGGGCAAGTACTTGGGCCTACTTACGATTACACTCATAGATTACTCGACTTCTCGCTCTTAGCTGAAGGGGAAACCTCACAAGCCCAGCAGGGTGAAATTCACTGCTCTCAAGAACAAGCTCCAGAAGCCGCCCCACAAGTATTATCCATCTTAGAACATGCTGACTTGATGGTTACAGAAGCCGATAATCAGCAAGCACCTGAAGATATCACGATGCAGCCGGTCAATTATCCAAGTGATCGTTCGGCGCGTTTGCAAAATCTAGTACGAGGCGATGAAGGTTTTCTACTGTCGCTCAGTTATTCCACTCAACGTGGCTATGGGCGCAATCACCCATTTGCTGGTGAGATTCGTAGTGGTGAAGTCACGTTGTCGGTTTGCCCAGAAGAACTCGGTTTTAATATTGAAATTGGCGATATTGAGTTAACCGAGTGCCAAATGATTAACGGCTTTGTGGGTAATAAACAAGACAAAGCGAAATTAACGCGAGGTTATGGATTAACGATGGGATTCACCGAGCGTAAAGCTATGTCAGTCGCGCTGATGGATCGTGCCTTACAAGCGCCAGAATACGGTGAAGCGGTTGATGGGCCGGCTCAAGATGAAGAGTTTGTATTAGCACATGCCGATAACGTTGAAGCATCAGGGTTTGTATCGCACTTGAAACTGCCTCACTACGTCGATTTTCAATCTGAGTTGTCATTATTACGTGAAATGCATAGAGAGTACGAATCCAAGTCACAGCAAGGAGACAAGAATAATGTCTAA
- a CDS encoding alpha-D-ribose 1-methylphosphonate 5-phosphate C-P-lyase PhnJ codes for MSNQISSLTVTKRSQNSGYNYGYLDEQTKRMIRRALLKAVAIPGYQVPFAGREMPMPYGWGTGGVQITATIIGQSDTLKVIDQGADDTTNAVSIRSFFENIADANTTEKTVEASIIQTRHRIPETPLQAGQILVYQVPIPEPLRFIEPRETETRKMHALQEYGVMQVKLYEDIARFGHIATSYAYPVKVNDRYIMDPSPIPKFDNPKMDNMPALQLFGAGREKRIYAVPPFTKVQSLDFDDHPFEIQQWDEPCSICGATDTFLDEIIINDQGESTFVCSDTDYCRQNGEQAPC; via the coding sequence ATGTCTAATCAAATCAGTTCGCTAACCGTGACTAAAAGATCCCAAAACTCTGGTTATAACTATGGTTACTTGGATGAGCAAACTAAGCGAATGATCCGTCGTGCATTACTAAAAGCGGTGGCCATTCCTGGTTATCAAGTGCCGTTTGCTGGCCGTGAAATGCCGATGCCTTATGGTTGGGGAACCGGTGGGGTACAAATTACCGCGACTATTATTGGTCAATCCGATACTTTAAAAGTAATCGACCAAGGCGCGGATGACACCACCAATGCGGTTTCGATTCGCTCATTCTTTGAAAATATCGCCGATGCCAACACCACAGAAAAAACGGTTGAAGCGAGCATCATTCAAACCCGCCACCGTATACCTGAAACGCCATTACAAGCTGGGCAGATCCTAGTTTATCAAGTGCCGATTCCTGAGCCTCTACGGTTTATTGAACCAAGGGAAACGGAGACTCGAAAAATGCATGCATTACAAGAATATGGCGTGATGCAAGTAAAGCTATATGAAGATATTGCTCGCTTTGGTCATATCGCGACTTCTTATGCTTATCCGGTGAAAGTCAATGATCGTTACATTATGGATCCTTCACCGATTCCTAAGTTTGATAACCCGAAAATGGACAACATGCCTGCGCTGCAATTATTTGGTGCAGGACGTGAAAAGCGAATTTATGCCGTTCCTCCTTTTACCAAAGTGCAAAGCTTAGATTTTGATGATCATCCATTTGAGATTCAGCAGTGGGATGAGCCATGCAGTATTTGTGGTGCTACCGATACCTTCTTAGATGAAATCATTATTAATGACCAAGGGGAAAGTACCTTTGTTTGTTCTGATACCGATTACTGCCGTCAAAATGGAGAGCAAGCGCCATGTTAA
- the phnK gene encoding phosphonate C-P lyase system protein PhnK has translation MLTSTQSQDLSKTQVSSKSSSPSSESALLRVHKLSKLYAPGKGFSDVSFELYPGEVLGIVGESGSGKSTLLQSISGRLTPDNGEVLYLQSGSEDSIEQLESLYQMAESQRRHLLRTEWGVVHQHPMDGLRARVSAGGNIGERLMAVGERHYGDIRDKALQWLQDVEIPADRIDGMPTTFSGGMQQRLQIARNLVTHPKLIFMDEPTGGLDVSVQAKLLDLLRRLVNELDLAVVIVTHDLAVARLLAHRLMVMKQSKVVESGLTDQVLDDPQHPYTQLLVSSVLQG, from the coding sequence ATGTTAACTTCAACTCAGTCTCAAGATTTATCAAAGACCCAGGTTTCATCAAAGAGCAGCTCACCAAGCTCTGAAAGCGCGTTATTACGCGTGCATAAACTCAGTAAATTATACGCACCCGGCAAAGGGTTTAGCGATGTGTCTTTCGAGCTTTATCCCGGAGAAGTGCTAGGCATTGTCGGTGAATCAGGTTCAGGTAAAAGTACCTTATTACAATCAATATCAGGTCGTTTAACACCGGATAATGGTGAAGTTTTATACCTACAATCCGGTAGTGAAGACAGCATAGAACAACTCGAAAGCTTATATCAAATGGCAGAAAGTCAGCGTCGCCATCTACTGCGTACCGAATGGGGTGTAGTGCATCAACATCCAATGGATGGTTTACGTGCGCGTGTTTCAGCCGGTGGCAATATTGGTGAGCGATTAATGGCCGTCGGCGAACGTCATTATGGCGACATTCGAGACAAAGCATTGCAGTGGTTGCAGGATGTTGAGATCCCAGCGGATAGAATCGATGGCATGCCAACCACTTTTTCTGGCGGTATGCAGCAACGGTTGCAAATTGCTCGTAACTTAGTCACTCACCCTAAATTGATTTTTATGGATGAACCGACCGGAGGCTTAGATGTTTCCGTACAAGCGAAGTTATTAGATCTATTGCGCCGTTTGGTCAATGAACTCGATTTGGCAGTAGTGATTGTTACCCATGATTTAGCCGTGGCTCGTTTATTAGCACACCGCTTAATGGTGATGAAACAAAGCAAAGTGGTGGAAAGCGGTTTAACCGACCAAGTATTAGATGACCCACAGCATCCATATACCCAATTATTAGTCTCTTCAGTATTACAGGGATAA
- the phnL gene encoding phosphonate C-P lyase system protein PhnL: MKNQNTIMLKVNDVSKTFVLHNQSGIRLPVLNHASLNVEQGECVVLHGHSGSGKSTLLRALYANYLVDSGSIEVRHNQQWIDMVQASPRQVLNIRRHTIGWVSQFLRVIPRISALEVVMQPMMEMGGDRIEAEQKAKTLLSRLNVGEHLWHLAPATFSGGEQQRVNIARGFIWDYPILLLDEPTASLDAKNSAVVVELIQEAKQRGAAIVGIFHDEINRNQVANRLYHMSTQAVFHTNQTNATTTTPV; the protein is encoded by the coding sequence ATGAAGAATCAAAATACAATCATGCTTAAGGTCAATGATGTCAGCAAAACCTTTGTGCTGCATAACCAAAGTGGGATCCGTTTACCCGTATTAAACCACGCAAGCCTCAATGTAGAGCAGGGCGAATGCGTTGTGTTACACGGTCACTCTGGTTCCGGTAAATCGACATTATTACGCGCTTTGTACGCCAATTATTTAGTTGATAGTGGTTCGATTGAAGTTCGCCATAACCAGCAATGGATCGATATGGTTCAAGCATCTCCACGCCAAGTACTTAATATTCGTCGCCATACTATTGGCTGGGTCAGCCAGTTCTTACGAGTGATTCCACGCATCAGTGCGCTTGAAGTTGTGATGCAACCTATGATGGAGATGGGCGGTGATCGCATTGAAGCAGAACAGAAAGCCAAAACTTTATTAAGTCGTTTGAATGTTGGTGAGCATTTATGGCATTTAGCGCCAGCCACGTTTTCTGGTGGTGAGCAGCAGCGAGTGAATATTGCACGCGGCTTTATTTGGGATTATCCCATTTTATTACTCGATGAACCCACCGCCTCACTAGATGCAAAAAATAGTGCAGTCGTGGTGGAATTGATTCAAGAGGCTAAGCAACGTGGCGCGGCAATTGTGGGCATATTCCATGATGAAATAAACCGTAATCAAGTCGCGAATCGCTTATATCACATGAGTACTCAGGCTGTTTTTCACACTAATCAAACCAATGCGA